Proteins co-encoded in one Sulfurimonas sp. HSL1-2 genomic window:
- a CDS encoding PAS domain-containing protein — MSDKFKLKPLDIEVPVDSKKEILSETDAMGKIVYANEYFVELSGYPEEELMGKPHNIVRHPDMPKTVFKLLWDALKAGKEYKAIVKNRRKDGKYYWVYSEYKPLFNEHKQIRGYRSHRWPVPKKVLEEVETLYAKLLDLEATKTQRDAEMFLELKLHNDGFHDYSSYIDDIFHKKLSGMFGFFGKLFGKK, encoded by the coding sequence ATGTCGGACAAGTTTAAGTTGAAGCCCCTCGATATCGAGGTCCCCGTCGATTCCAAAAAAGAGATTTTATCCGAGACGGATGCCATGGGTAAAATCGTCTACGCCAATGAATATTTTGTTGAACTCTCGGGTTACCCGGAAGAGGAGCTGATGGGCAAACCGCATAACATTGTCCGCCACCCTGATATGCCGAAAACCGTCTTCAAACTGCTCTGGGACGCGCTCAAAGCGGGCAAAGAGTACAAAGCCATCGTTAAAAACCGCCGCAAAGACGGTAAATACTACTGGGTCTACTCGGAGTACAAGCCGCTGTTCAACGAGCACAAGCAGATCCGCGGCTACCGCTCGCACCGCTGGCCGGTTCCGAAAAAGGTGCTTGAAGAGGTCGAGACCCTTTATGCGAAACTGCTCGACCTGGAAGCGACGAAGACGCAGCGCGACGCGGAGATGTTCCTCGAGCTGAAGCTGCACAATGACGGCTTCCACGACTACTCCTCCTATATTGACGATATCTTCCACAAAAAACTGAGCGGCATGTTCGGCTTCTTCGGCAAACTCTTCGGCAAGAAATAA
- a CDS encoding amidoligase family protein, translated as MTPFLLPPKVRCSDGEMRRVGFELEYSGPELETCARIVAEITGGEITEVNPWHYVVGPTPWGDFTLTLDFQFLIRSGLQEWLHNAGFDEAMEQDEIDAIEYFIGSFSASLVPFELTTPPLPLNELEVVETLKEALRDAGALGTAANPLYVFGFHINPEIPEMSVRTLLAYLRAYLVLYDLLAEEIRPVLTRRLSFYIDPFPSDYIRKVLHPAYRPTMEGFIDDYLEANPTRNRALDLLPLLAWNDLGRVRRALPAEKISPRPAFHFRLPNSRVDEAGWHTADAWNSWLHVERLAEDTETLLSLAYARYRMMNSFFYRFRKKQWIKRIRQWAEASQ; from the coding sequence ATGACACCCTTTCTTCTACCGCCGAAAGTGCGCTGCAGCGACGGCGAAATGCGTCGCGTCGGTTTTGAACTGGAATACTCCGGCCCGGAGCTCGAAACGTGTGCCCGGATCGTCGCGGAGATCACCGGGGGCGAGATCACCGAAGTCAACCCCTGGCACTATGTCGTCGGCCCGACGCCGTGGGGGGACTTTACCCTCACCCTCGATTTTCAGTTCCTCATCCGCTCGGGGCTCCAGGAGTGGCTGCACAATGCCGGTTTCGACGAAGCGATGGAGCAGGACGAGATCGACGCGATCGAATATTTCATCGGCTCCTTTTCCGCGTCACTCGTGCCTTTTGAGCTGACGACGCCGCCCCTGCCGCTGAACGAACTGGAAGTGGTGGAAACGCTGAAAGAGGCGCTGCGGGATGCCGGGGCACTCGGGACGGCAGCCAACCCCCTTTATGTTTTCGGCTTCCATATCAATCCCGAGATCCCCGAGATGAGCGTACGTACCCTGCTCGCCTACCTGCGCGCCTACCTCGTCCTCTATGACCTGCTGGCAGAAGAGATCCGCCCGGTCCTGACGCGGCGCCTCTCCTTCTATATCGACCCCTTCCCCTCCGACTACATCCGCAAAGTCCTGCACCCCGCCTACCGCCCGACGATGGAGGGGTTTATCGATGACTACCTGGAAGCCAACCCGACGCGCAACCGGGCCCTCGACCTGCTGCCGCTGCTGGCCTGGAACGACCTGGGGCGTGTCCGCCGGGCCCTGCCGGCCGAGAAGATCTCGCCGCGGCCCGCCTTTCACTTCCGCCTCCCCAACTCCCGCGTCGACGAAGCGGGCTGGCACACTGCCGACGCCTGGAACAGCTGGCTCCATGTCGAACGCCTGGCCGAAGATACGGAGACGCTGCTCTCCCTCGCCTATGCGCGCTACCGCATGATGAACTCATTCTTCTACCGATTCCGTAAAAAACAGTGGATCAAAAGGATACGCCAATGGGCCGAAGCGTCACAATAG
- a CDS encoding gamma-glutamyl-gamma-aminobutyrate hydrolase family protein (Members of this family of hydrolases with an active site Cys residue belong to MEROPS family C26.), with protein sequence MGRSVTIAVTGGRRGSRLAWYFSRFLLGGHGAGSRFLHPETDYRDLSFDALLITGGSDIDPETYGAQAHPAIEHTDPARDAMELYLLETAIRRGVPVMGICRGMQLLNLHFGGTLHPHIHDFDLDVAHPHTPLPLKTVTLEHGTNLHDIIGQSTLRVNALHHQAVDRPGQSIRVAARDGNNIVQAIEHTALPFMLGIQWHPEFMPYSWHSRKIFAAFVHAARSMQNS encoded by the coding sequence ATGGGCCGAAGCGTCACAATAGCCGTCACGGGGGGCCGTCGCGGCAGCCGGCTCGCCTGGTACTTCTCCCGGTTCCTGCTGGGGGGCCACGGGGCGGGAAGCCGTTTCCTGCACCCCGAAACCGATTACCGCGATCTATCTTTCGATGCCCTGCTGATCACCGGCGGCAGCGATATCGACCCGGAGACGTACGGCGCCCAGGCGCATCCGGCCATCGAACACACCGACCCCGCCCGCGATGCCATGGAGCTCTACCTCCTTGAGACGGCCATCCGCCGTGGGGTGCCCGTCATGGGGATCTGCCGCGGTATGCAGCTGCTCAATCTGCATTTCGGCGGGACGCTGCATCCGCATATCCACGACTTCGACCTCGACGTCGCCCACCCCCATACGCCCCTGCCGCTCAAAACGGTGACGCTGGAACACGGCACGAACCTGCACGACATCATCGGCCAGTCGACCCTGCGCGTGAACGCCCTGCACCACCAGGCGGTCGACCGGCCCGGCCAGAGCATCCGCGTCGCCGCGCGCGACGGCAACAACATCGTCCAGGCCATCGAACATACGGCGCTGCCCTTCATGCTGGGCATTCAGTGGCACCCCGAGTTCATGCCCTACAGCTGGCACAGCCGGAAAATTTTCGCAGCCTTTGTCCATGCGGCGCGCTCGATGCAAAACAGTTAA
- a CDS encoding MFS transporter: MHTINQNVVRLGWVSYFTDLASAMVNPILPIFIVTVLHEGMDKLGIIVAVATFVSYALRMVSGYIADYYGVVKPLVVGGYLLSALSKPLLGLSQGWGSIAALRALERMGKGVRSAPKDLMIAAYSKQNAHGKTFGFHKTMDIAGEFSGTLLLFGLLWYFGESEEVIRTLFVATLLPGIIGVVIVIFLVRDVPKREQCTERFRLSAADKKTVMQLLFYFLFLFFIFSEAFFTVQAKTVGIATALIPLLFAVSTGVQTLTSYLFGLASDRFGGKAVSALGYGCGIAAQALLWLQTPAATWAAFAFLGLFTVATLNANRAMIAEQADNRGSVYGIFYAAVALFAAAGAAFGGWLWEQFGMQTALDVALGGTLAVSVLYGLRRGLRG, from the coding sequence ATGCACACAATCAATCAAAACGTCGTGCGCCTGGGGTGGGTGAGCTACTTCACCGACCTGGCCTCCGCAATGGTCAACCCCATACTGCCGATTTTCATTGTCACGGTACTGCACGAGGGGATGGACAAGCTGGGCATCATCGTCGCTGTGGCTACCTTTGTCTCCTATGCGCTCCGGATGGTCTCGGGGTACATTGCGGACTACTACGGCGTGGTCAAGCCGCTGGTGGTGGGCGGCTACCTGCTTTCGGCACTCTCGAAACCGCTGCTGGGGCTGAGCCAGGGGTGGGGAAGCATTGCGGCGCTGCGGGCGCTGGAGCGGATGGGCAAGGGGGTACGCTCGGCCCCGAAGGACCTGATGATCGCCGCGTACAGCAAACAGAACGCCCACGGCAAAACCTTCGGGTTCCACAAAACGATGGATATCGCGGGGGAGTTCAGCGGGACGCTGCTGCTGTTCGGGCTGCTGTGGTATTTCGGCGAAAGCGAGGAGGTGATCCGTACGCTCTTCGTGGCCACGCTCCTGCCCGGCATCATCGGGGTCGTGATCGTCATCTTTCTCGTACGCGACGTCCCCAAACGCGAGCAGTGTACGGAGCGCTTCCGGCTGAGCGCAGCGGACAAAAAGACCGTCATGCAGCTGCTCTTCTACTTCCTCTTTCTCTTTTTCATCTTCAGCGAGGCCTTTTTCACGGTGCAGGCCAAAACCGTCGGCATCGCCACGGCGCTTATCCCGCTGCTCTTTGCCGTATCGACGGGGGTGCAGACCCTGACAAGCTATCTCTTCGGGCTGGCGTCCGACCGCTTCGGCGGCAAGGCGGTGAGTGCCCTCGGCTACGGCTGCGGTATCGCCGCCCAGGCCCTGTTGTGGCTGCAGACGCCTGCGGCGACCTGGGCCGCTTTTGCTTTTCTGGGGCTCTTTACGGTCGCGACGCTCAATGCAAACCGGGCGATGATCGCGGAACAGGCGGACAACCGCGGTTCGGTCTACGGCATCTTCTACGCCGCCGTCGCGCTCTTCGCCGCGGCGGGGGCGGCATTCGGCGGTTGGCTCTGGGAGCAGTTCGGCATGCAGACCGCGCTCGATGTCGCCCTGGGGGGAACCCTGGCCGTTAGTGTATTATATGGATTGAGAAGGGGGCTCCGAGGATGA
- a CDS encoding OmpA family protein: MMKRAWMTSALLAAQIAAASQYNFEVSPVVGIGIPEGNILLENETIIGGEIQINNLFSFPIKPELSAYYATDTDYSYEPPAPTPPLFLSPADMSASTNIWRLGMGAVYDYTEEGRFRPFAKIGAGYENMSDPLYGNKNGAYGDVGAGVKIPFSEQVALKLEAIYMLKPNGGRYDSNLLALAGLSFAFGAHEAAAATAAAGYRTYDSDGDGVIDDNDQCPNTPRGVEVDAFGCVPDSDRDGVVDSHDDCPETPTGFKVDKVGCAASFHFSVEFATDSAVVTSAHMDEIDAFADYMKVNPYRAEIVGRADDRGTNAYNDVLSKKRAEVVVGLLVDKGIASDRLSAVGKGETDPIATNATAEGRAQNRSVRAELIR; the protein is encoded by the coding sequence ATGATGAAGCGTGCATGGATGACGAGTGCGCTGCTGGCGGCACAGATCGCGGCAGCGTCGCAATACAATTTCGAGGTTTCACCGGTAGTGGGGATCGGTATTCCGGAAGGCAACATACTGCTCGAAAACGAGACGATCATCGGGGGTGAAATCCAGATCAACAATCTCTTTTCCTTCCCGATCAAACCGGAGCTCTCCGCCTACTACGCGACGGATACGGACTACTCCTATGAGCCGCCGGCGCCGACGCCGCCCCTCTTCCTCAGCCCTGCCGACATGTCCGCTTCGACGAATATCTGGCGTCTTGGCATGGGCGCCGTCTATGACTATACGGAAGAGGGCCGCTTCCGTCCTTTTGCCAAGATCGGTGCGGGGTACGAGAACATGAGCGACCCGCTCTACGGCAACAAGAACGGTGCCTACGGCGACGTCGGTGCGGGGGTCAAGATCCCGTTTAGCGAGCAGGTGGCGCTGAAACTCGAAGCGATCTATATGCTCAAACCCAACGGGGGGCGCTACGACAGCAACCTGCTGGCGCTCGCCGGTCTCTCGTTCGCCTTCGGCGCGCATGAAGCGGCGGCAGCCACAGCCGCGGCAGGCTACCGGACCTACGACAGCGACGGCGACGGTGTCATCGACGATAACGACCAGTGTCCGAACACGCCCAGAGGCGTAGAAGTCGATGCCTTCGGTTGTGTCCCCGACAGCGACCGTGACGGCGTGGTTGATTCCCATGACGACTGCCCGGAAACACCGACAGGATTCAAGGTTGATAAGGTAGGGTGTGCCGCAAGCTTCCACTTCAGCGTCGAATTCGCCACGGACTCCGCCGTGGTGACGAGTGCCCATATGGACGAGATCGACGCCTTCGCGGACTACATGAAGGTTAACCCGTACAGAGCCGAGATCGTCGGCCGCGCCGATGACCGCGGGACGAACGCGTACAACGACGTGCTCTCGAAGAAACGCGCCGAAGTCGTTGTCGGCCTGCTGGTTGACAAGGGGATCGCGTCTGATCGTTTGAGTGCCGTCGGAAAAGGGGAGACCGATCCGATCGCCACCAACGCCACGGCCGAAGGGCGTGCACAGAACCGTTCTGTCCGCGCAGAACTGATCCGCTGA
- a CDS encoding CDGSH iron-sulfur domain-containing protein, with protein MGLDIAGASGYHEKNGARFRHRKRGYGMCKDAVVFFNKPKGVDLEAGKSYMYCMCGRAKEGLFCDGSHKGTGCMPLKFTVEKSKAYLLCRCKSSKNLPFCDGTHSFYGEDDVGGPVMGE; from the coding sequence ATGGGGCTTGACATCGCGGGGGCATCGGGCTATCATGAAAAAAACGGTGCGCGGTTCCGCCATCGAAAACGGGGGTACGGCATGTGCAAGGATGCGGTTGTTTTCTTCAATAAACCCAAAGGGGTCGACCTGGAGGCGGGAAAGAGTTATATGTACTGTATGTGCGGGCGGGCAAAAGAGGGGCTTTTCTGCGACGGCAGCCACAAGGGAACGGGCTGCATGCCGCTCAAGTTTACGGTAGAGAAGAGCAAGGCGTACCTGCTGTGCCGCTGCAAATCCTCCAAGAACCTTCCTTTTTGCGACGGGACGCACAGTTTCTACGGCGAGGACGACGTCGGCGGTCCGGTGATGGGGGAGTAA
- the pcm gene encoding protein-L-isoaspartate O-methyltransferase, translated as MRDRQAQAALIAEMIGYGALRTPRIIEAFRAVDRSTFVPEIYGDDSYGDYPLPIGEGQTISQPTTVAFMLELLNAQPGQRVLDIGSGSGWTTALLGHIVGPEGEVIGLECRKSLVEQGRRNIASFGSGQIRIEAAGEELGVPGEQFDRILVSAAAPELPEQLLAQLRSGGILVIPIGESLCRFTKNREGAVHEEVYPGFLFVTLMYKN; from the coding sequence ATGCGTGACCGGCAGGCACAGGCGGCGCTGATCGCCGAGATGATCGGATACGGGGCGTTGCGTACGCCGCGCATCATCGAGGCGTTCCGTGCCGTCGACCGCAGCACCTTCGTGCCTGAGATCTACGGCGACGACAGCTACGGCGACTACCCGCTTCCTATCGGCGAGGGGCAGACGATCTCCCAGCCGACGACGGTCGCCTTTATGCTGGAACTGCTCAATGCCCAGCCGGGCCAGCGGGTACTTGACATCGGTTCGGGCTCCGGCTGGACGACGGCGCTGCTGGGACATATTGTCGGCCCGGAGGGGGAAGTCATCGGGCTGGAGTGCCGAAAAAGCCTGGTGGAACAGGGGCGCCGGAACATCGCGTCGTTCGGTTCCGGGCAGATCCGGATTGAGGCGGCGGGCGAAGAACTGGGCGTGCCCGGGGAACAGTTTGACCGGATTCTCGTCTCCGCCGCGGCGCCGGAGCTTCCCGAGCAGCTCCTGGCGCAGCTGCGATCCGGCGGTATTCTTGTCATCCCGATCGGCGAAAGCCTCTGCCGGTTTACCAAAAACAGGGAGGGTGCCGTGCACGAAGAGGTGTATCCGGGTTTTTTATTCGTCACATTAATGTATAAAAACTAA